The Brachyspira hyodysenteriae ATCC 27164 genome includes a window with the following:
- a CDS encoding glycosyltransferase family 8 protein — protein MIKMNICLASDNNYAPYMGTAIASILKNSSEDEKIIFHLIDGGITKENKEKIISLKNIKECEINFYTPDIKMYDGWFEKTSCKAHFSAAMFYRLSIASIIPSNIDKILYLDSDLIATGSLKELFLMDIENHYAIVIKHSTNEKNKWSIDGINDYFNSGVLLINNKLWIKNNIEDQFNKFYNNNYKTCFGDQDVLNNVLIGKVKYADMRYNVYAEKGYYNTENDIENPIIIHYLSPEKPWKENCRGTLFIDEFWRYYQYTPWFRDEPITAFQTILKQKFYDYDDVRLKGNWIKLFGIYSSDKVLQIVIFGIQINISIDYKKRRDLGRLIPIKKWRDRFREKFR, from the coding sequence ATGATTAAAATGAATATTTGCTTAGCATCTGATAACAATTATGCTCCGTATATGGGTACAGCTATTGCATCTATATTAAAAAATAGTTCAGAAGATGAAAAAATCATATTCCATTTAATAGATGGCGGAATAACTAAAGAAAATAAAGAAAAAATAATTTCATTAAAAAATATAAAAGAATGCGAAATTAATTTTTATACTCCAGACATAAAAATGTATGATGGATGGTTTGAAAAAACTTCTTGTAAAGCACATTTCTCTGCTGCAATGTTTTACAGACTTTCAATAGCAAGTATTATACCATCTAATATAGATAAAATATTATATTTAGATTCAGATTTAATAGCTACTGGAAGTTTAAAAGAATTATTTTTAATGGATATAGAAAATCATTATGCTATAGTTATTAAACATAGCACCAATGAAAAAAATAAATGGTCAATTGATGGTATAAATGATTATTTCAATTCTGGGGTATTATTAATTAACAATAAATTATGGATAAAAAATAATATAGAAGATCAATTTAACAAATTCTATAATAATAATTATAAAACTTGTTTTGGAGATCAAGATGTTTTAAATAATGTATTAATTGGAAAAGTAAAATATGCTGATATGCGATATAATGTTTATGCTGAAAAAGGATATTATAATACTGAAAATGATATAGAAAATCCTATTATTATACATTACCTTAGCCCTGAAAAGCCATGGAAAGAAAACTGTAGAGGAACATTATTCATAGATGAATTTTGGAGATACTATCAATATACACCTTGGTTTAGAGATGAGCCTATAACAGCTTTTCAAACTATATTAAAACAAAAATTTTATGATTATGATGATGTACGTTTAAAAGGAAACTGGATAAAACTATTTGGTATTTACAGCAGTGATAAAGTACTTCAAATAGTTATATTTGGAATACAAATTAATATATCTATAGATTATAAAAAAAGACGAGATTTAGGAAGACTCATACCAATAAAAAAATGGCGTGATAGATTCAGAGAAAAATTTAGATAA
- a CDS encoding glycosyltransferase translates to MNPKDENALKQIYRNIIINHYKSPLEKSMKNANCTLMWSLMTFARYEIFDLLNKYNKTLYLDTDVLIQKDIIKLSDINKDIFVYYAKYINIKVNIVFLT, encoded by the coding sequence ATAAATCCAAAAGATGAAAATGCTTTAAAACAAATATATAGAAATATCATAATAAACCATTATAAATCACCATTAGAAAAAAGTATGAAAAATGCTAACTGTACATTGATGTGGAGTTTAATGACTTTTGCTAGATATGAAATCTTTGACTTATTGAATAAATACAATAAAACACTTTATTTAGACACGGATGTACTAATACAAAAAGATATAATAAAATTATCAGATATAAATAAAGATATTTTCGTATACTATGCAAAATATATTAATATAAAAGTAAATATAGTCTTTTTAACATAA
- a CDS encoding glycosyltransferase, whose translation MLKFTIIIPHRVGENIEKTLEGVYLSNYPKENIEIFQAEGTHPTVQRNECIKQSLGDIIYFIDNDSIVSPDNIKEASIIFESDEKIAIVGGPAVHQVNSLVEMYIDRCMRAYYAVGPIANRYRFDNNDVKEGSDRDVILCNLFVRRNVLFEAGLFNENLYPNEENALIDKILSLGYKLIYNPKIIVQRPPRSNLKSYIKMLLNYGRGRFEQLFRDFNIKNLIFILPSLFANYVILTPIVLCAYHFSQLSVLKFYFLPLLVYIIMTSLAGILYSFSDKGIISKIRGIFVYPFMFFITHFFYGLGFFYGIIRIMTKFKRVANFSVKKYKSFE comes from the coding sequence TTGTTGAAATTTACTATTATAATACCGCACCGAGTTGGTGAAAACATAGAAAAGACTTTAGAAGGGGTATATCTATCTAATTACCCTAAGGAGAATATTGAAATTTTTCAGGCAGAAGGAACTCATCCTACTGTTCAGAGAAATGAATGTATTAAGCAGTCTTTAGGGGATATTATATATTTTATAGATAATGATTCTATTGTAAGTCCGGATAATATTAAGGAAGCTAGTATCATATTTGAGTCTGATGAAAAAATAGCGATAGTAGGAGGTCCTGCTGTACATCAAGTTAATTCTTTGGTTGAAATGTATATAGATAGATGTATGAGAGCCTATTATGCAGTAGGTCCTATAGCTAATAGATATAGATTTGATAATAATGATGTAAAAGAAGGAAGCGACCGAGATGTTATACTTTGCAATTTATTTGTAAGGAGAAATGTATTATTTGAGGCAGGACTTTTCAATGAAAATTTATACCCTAATGAAGAGAATGCTTTAATAGATAAAATATTATCCCTTGGTTATAAATTAATATATAATCCTAAAATAATAGTTCAAAGGCCTCCTAGATCAAATTTAAAATCTTATATAAAAATGCTGCTTAATTATGGTAGGGGCAGATTTGAACAATTATTTAGAGATTTTAATATTAAAAATTTAATATTTATATTGCCTTCATTATTTGCTAATTATGTAATTTTAACCCCTATAGTATTATGTGCTTATCATTTTTCTCAATTAAGTGTATTAAAATTTTATTTTCTTCCATTATTAGTTTACATAATAATGACATCGTTAGCAGGAATTTTATATTCTTTTTCTGATAAAGGTATTATATCAAAAATTCGAGGTATATTTGTATATCCTTTTATGTTTTTTATAACACATTTTTTTTATGGTCTTGGATTTTTTTATGGAATTATTAGAATAATGACTAAATTCAAGAGAGTAGCTAATTTTTCTGTAAAGAAATATAAATCTTTTGAATAA
- a CDS encoding glycosyltransferase family 2 protein, translating to MIKVSVIIPVYNAEKYIEKCLDSVINQTLKEIEIICIDDCSTDNSHSILERYKKIDNRIVVLRNETNQGIGKNRNIGIKKAVGEYLAFIDNDDFYSPNFLYDLFSTSKKYNSDISYTNTIFREKEDYNIVIDGNIKDDYVIDYTLPSYFYLYSEKGLYSDKLWPWEVWGKIWRKDFLIKNNITFINSNYFEDLVFLLESIIYTPNMSVNNNAKYYDRKILTSAGRSKRSVYADIKNYTAMFDRIFNIYYEKSYQNIGYALDRFLIELYKLYDKIENKEIFYRELSNNMINIVLDRNNVCPVITMLKNMYNCLLNKKSIKEFENIFLKYKIVTKIFPQFILKQLRKNSIIL from the coding sequence ATGATAAAAGTGAGTGTGATAATACCAGTATACAATGCTGAAAAATACATTGAAAAATGTCTTGACAGTGTAATAAATCAAACTTTAAAAGAAATAGAAATAATTTGTATAGATGATTGTTCTACAGATAACAGCCATTCAATATTAGAAAGGTATAAAAAAATAGATAATAGAATAGTTGTTTTAAGAAATGAAACAAACCAAGGGATAGGCAAAAATAGAAATATTGGTATAAAAAAAGCTGTAGGTGAGTATTTGGCATTTATAGATAATGACGATTTCTATTCCCCAAATTTTTTATATGATTTATTTTCTACTTCTAAAAAATATAATTCTGATATATCTTATACTAATACTATATTTAGAGAAAAAGAGGATTATAATATTGTCATTGATGGTAATATAAAAGATGATTATGTAATTGATTATACTCTTCCTTCATATTTTTATTTATATTCTGAAAAAGGACTTTATAGTGATAAATTATGGCCTTGGGAAGTTTGGGGTAAAATTTGGCGTAAGGATTTTTTAATAAAAAATAATATTACATTTATTAATTCCAATTATTTTGAGGATTTAGTATTTTTATTGGAAAGTATTATTTATACTCCAAATATGTCAGTCAATAATAATGCTAAATATTATGATAGAAAGATTTTAACTTCTGCTGGTCGTTCAAAACGTTCTGTATATGCCGATATAAAGAATTATACTGCTATGTTTGATAGAATATTTAATATATATTATGAAAAATCTTATCAAAATATAGGATATGCTTTGGATAGATTTCTTATAGAATTATATAAATTATATGATAAGATAGAGAATAAAGAAATATTTTATAGAGAACTTTCTAATAATATGATAAATATTGTATTAGATAGAAATAATGTATGTCCTGTTATAACAATGTTAAAAAATATGTATAATTGTTTACTTAATAAGAAAAGCATAAAAGAATTTGAAAATATATTTTTAAAATATAAAATTGTTACTAAAATATTTCCTCAATTTATACTTAAACAATTAAGAAAAAACTCAATTATATTATAG
- a CDS encoding glycosyltransferase — MKKKIALLLCSTGNEAFAVGNIIIGAKKYLFQNLKDEEYDIIFYTNKLEQNDEKALKTIFPRIIIKIYESPFSKKMMELNELNNFSVFTYARFEAFKLLDDYQKIFYVDTDIVIQKDISEILNINTEMAICYFTNGMAVSGNFNEENINLVKKYDLNKVSIAAAVFLINDNLKDYNKMYKWCYEKSEEYQTNDQSILCLLIQEFNIEVYDLTESYGAYPNSNIANEAHIVHAIGPAKFWRGTYNKFWEENNKIWIEAGGNQTYEESNAKRKKIDKIVWWIPTFKLRDKVRRYLLKKSGLSGR, encoded by the coding sequence ATGAAAAAGAAAATTGCTCTGCTTTTATGCTCAACAGGAAATGAGGCATTCGCTGTTGGAAATATAATAATAGGAGCTAAAAAATACCTATTTCAAAATTTAAAAGATGAAGAATATGATATTATATTCTATACAAATAAATTAGAACAAAATGATGAAAAAGCTTTAAAAACAATTTTCCCTAGAATAATCATAAAAATATATGAATCCCCATTCTCCAAAAAGATGATGGAATTAAATGAATTAAATAATTTTAGCGTATTTACATATGCCAGATTTGAAGCTTTTAAATTGCTTGATGATTATCAAAAAATATTCTACGTTGATACTGATATTGTAATACAAAAAGATATTTCAGAAATACTTAATATTAATACAGAAATGGCTATATGTTATTTTACAAATGGAATGGCAGTATCAGGAAATTTTAATGAAGAAAATATTAATTTAGTAAAAAAATATGATTTAAATAAAGTATCAATAGCTGCCGCTGTTTTTTTAATAAATGATAATTTGAAAGATTATAATAAAATGTATAAATGGTGCTATGAAAAATCAGAAGAATATCAAACCAATGATCAATCAATACTTTGCCTTTTAATACAGGAATTCAATATAGAAGTTTATGATTTAACAGAAAGTTATGGAGCATATCCTAATTCAAATATAGCTAATGAAGCACATATAGTACATGCTATAGGACCTGCTAAATTTTGGAGAGGTACTTACAATAAATTCTGGGAAGAAAATAATAAAATATGGATAGAAGCCGGCGGAAATCAAACTTATGAAGAAAGCAATGCTAAAAGAAAAAAAATAGATAAAATTGTTTGGTGGATACCAACTTTCAAATTACGCGATAAAGTTAGAAGATATTTATTAAAAAAATCAGGATTAAGCGGAAGATAA
- a CDS encoding aldo/keto reductase: protein MDYTLLKSNNKIPKFGIGTWGLGENEEKKEKEIRSIVFALNNGVRLIDTAEMYGNGEAEIIIGEALKTVNINRDEIFIVSKVYPHNAGRNKIFDSLKESLKRLGLDYLDMYLLHWRGRIPLSETVECMEEAKKEGLIKDWGVSNFDTDDMKELELLKDGDKCVLNQVLYYLGSRGVEFDLAPYMKKRNIALMAYCPLGRAGELSKNIFRNNTVLEIAKKHNASAAQIALAFIMQVANYIPIPKSVSRRRLSENILSQNIVLTDEDIEMLNKEFPKPDKKIPLDIV from the coding sequence ATGGATTATACATTATTAAAATCTAATAATAAAATACCTAAATTTGGTATAGGAACTTGGGGATTGGGAGAGAATGAAGAGAAAAAAGAGAAAGAAATAAGATCTATAGTATTTGCTTTGAATAATGGTGTGAGGTTAATAGATACTGCTGAAATGTATGGAAATGGCGAGGCTGAAATAATAATAGGAGAGGCTTTAAAAACAGTTAATATAAATAGAGATGAGATTTTTATAGTTTCTAAAGTATATCCACATAATGCTGGAAGAAATAAAATATTTGACAGTTTAAAAGAATCATTGAAACGTTTGGGATTAGATTATTTAGATATGTATTTGCTTCATTGGAGAGGAAGAATACCTTTAAGTGAAACTGTTGAATGTATGGAAGAAGCTAAAAAGGAAGGACTAATAAAAGATTGGGGTGTTTCAAATTTTGATACAGATGATATGAAGGAACTTGAATTATTAAAAGACGGAGATAAATGTGTTCTTAATCAGGTATTATATTATTTAGGTTCTAGGGGTGTTGAATTTGATTTGGCTCCATATATGAAAAAGAGAAATATAGCATTAATGGCTTATTGCCCTTTAGGAAGAGCAGGGGAGCTAAGCAAAAATATTTTTAGAAATAATACGGTTCTTGAAATAGCTAAGAAACATAATGCATCGGCTGCTCAAATAGCATTGGCATTTATTATGCAAGTTGCTAATTATATACCTATTCCTAAAAGTGTGAGCAGAAGACGTCTTTCTGAGAATATTTTGAGTCAGAATATTGTATTAACAGATGAAGATATAGAAATGCTTAACAAAGAATTTCCTAAGCCTGATAAAAAGATTCCTTTGGATATAGTATAG
- a CDS encoding glycosyltransferase, translating to MSNIYNIKKLAVVLCSTSNQMFALGNTLIGLKKHFSMQENEYDIIIYTDVKINIKDENALKKIYPNIIINIFNFENKFTKSFLSSENVSYYSIMAYSRYEIFTFLNKYEQILYIDTDILIQKDIIQFTSMKDKNIYACKYKDILKDNKLKYSESFNSGMMLFNSNIENADKIYNELYRYSIESLNADEVVLNTVLAKFNVTFGYLDSRYNCFNVSDIESQKNAYIIHASGSNKFWDLENNDEWNENNKKWIELGGIKYDKELINKKKKLIEKLLWFIPSIKLRSKLKVKLGKKFGFRWTL from the coding sequence ATGTCAAATATTTATAATATAAAAAAGTTAGCAGTAGTTTTATGTTCAACTTCAAATCAGATGTTTGCACTTGGTAATACACTAATAGGTCTAAAAAAACATTTTTCAATGCAAGAAAATGAATATGATATAATAATTTATACTGATGTAAAAATAAATATAAAAGATGAAAATGCATTAAAAAAGATATATCCAAATATTATTATAAATATATTTAATTTTGAAAATAAATTTACTAAATCTTTCCTTAGCTCTGAAAATGTATCATATTATTCAATAATGGCATATTCCAGATATGAGATATTTACTTTTTTGAATAAATATGAACAAATATTGTATATTGATACTGATATTTTAATACAAAAAGATATAATTCAATTTACATCTATGAAAGATAAAAATATATATGCATGTAAATATAAAGATATACTTAAAGATAATAAGTTAAAATATTCTGAATCTTTCAACTCAGGTATGATGTTATTTAATAGTAATATTGAAAATGCAGATAAAATATACAATGAATTATATAGGTACTCTATTGAAAGTCTTAATGCTGATGAGGTAGTTTTAAATACTGTATTAGCTAAATTTAATGTAACTTTTGGATATTTAGATAGCAGATATAATTGTTTTAATGTAAGTGATATTGAATCACAAAAAAATGCGTATATAATACATGCTTCCGGAAGTAATAAATTTTGGGATTTAGAAAATAATGATGAATGGAACGAAAATAATAAAAAATGGATTGAACTTGGTGGAATAAAATACGACAAAGAATTGATTAATAAAAAAAAGAAACTTATAGAAAAACTTTTATGGTTTATACCTAGTATAAAATTAAGAAGTAAACTAAAAGTGAAATTGGGTAAAAAATTTGGATTTAGATGGACTTTATAA
- a CDS encoding glycosyltransferase, with protein MYLYNNYISYSISAVTSILENEKLVFNLINAEIKKKILDIKNIKECEINFYTPDIKMYDEWFEKYSCKAHLSAAMFYRFSISNIIPSNIYKILYLNSDLIVTGSLKEL; from the coding sequence ATATATCTATATAATAATTATATTTCATATTCAATATCAGCTGTTACATCAATTTTAGAAAATGAAAAATTAGTATTCAATTTAATAAATGCTGAAATAAAGAAAAAAATATTAGATATAAAAAATATAAAAGAATGCGAAATTAATTTTTATACTCCAGACATAAAAATGTACGATGAATGGTTTGAAAAATATTCTTGTAAAGCACATTTATCTGCGGCTATGTTTTACAGATTTTCAATATCAAATATCATACCATCTAATATATATAAAATATTATATTTAAATTCAGATTTAATAGTTACTGGAAGTTTAAAAGAATTATAA
- the galT gene encoding galactose-1-phosphate uridylyltransferase: MAELRYNPLLGDYVMIASHRQARPQMPKDYCPFCPGSGKVPDSYEVLCYDNDFPALSFEPPYPDEVDNGKLFRTAPSIGKCEVILYSPDHNTTLPELPVDHIAKLVALWQERMKVISENKKIKYIMPFENKGEVVGVTMPHPHGQIYGYSWIPLRVKRKIEMASSYYSVNGRNLFLDMIEQEIEYNKRVIFENDHFICFLPFASEYPYGIMIMSKKQKNSITDFNKEESLSLADALKKATSTLDLLFDMKFPYMMCMYSAPVNDGFNYSDIWNYHIEFFPPMRSKEKQKFNASSETGAWAPCNPTSPEEMAAQLRTAYIRYMGM, from the coding sequence ATGGCAGAATTGCGTTATAATCCATTGCTTGGAGATTATGTTATGATAGCTAGTCATAGGCAGGCACGTCCTCAGATGCCTAAAGACTATTGCCCATTTTGTCCTGGCAGCGGAAAAGTACCAGATAGTTATGAGGTTCTTTGTTATGATAATGACTTTCCTGCTTTATCTTTTGAACCTCCTTATCCTGATGAAGTTGATAATGGAAAATTGTTTAGAACAGCTCCATCTATAGGTAAATGCGAGGTTATTTTATACTCTCCAGATCATAATACTACTTTACCTGAGCTTCCTGTAGATCATATTGCTAAATTAGTGGCTTTATGGCAGGAAAGAATGAAAGTTATATCAGAAAATAAAAAGATAAAATATATTATGCCATTTGAAAATAAAGGCGAGGTAGTTGGTGTAACAATGCCTCATCCTCATGGACAGATATACGGTTACAGTTGGATTCCTTTGAGAGTTAAAAGAAAAATTGAGATGGCTTCTAGTTATTATAGTGTTAATGGCAGAAATCTATTTTTAGATATGATTGAACAGGAAATTGAATATAATAAGAGAGTTATATTTGAAAATGATCATTTTATATGTTTCTTGCCTTTTGCATCAGAATATCCTTATGGTATAATGATAATGTCTAAAAAACAGAAAAATTCTATTACTGATTTTAATAAAGAAGAAAGTTTATCTCTAGCAGATGCCTTGAAAAAAGCTACTTCTACATTGGATTTATTATTCGATATGAAATTTCCTTATATGATGTGTATGTATAGTGCTCCTGTAAATGATGGTTTTAATTACAGTGATATATGGAATTATCATATAGAATTTTTCCCTCCTATGAGAAGTAAAGAAAAACAAAAATTCAATGCTTCTTCAGAAACAGGAGCTTGGGCACCTTGCAATCCTACAAGTCCTGAGGAAATGGCTGCTCAATTAAGAACAGCATATATCAGATATATGGGAATGTAG
- a CDS encoding glycosyltransferase: MYSVCQCEECKSGKYNPLDYIIKDEDIKKLDEERPLGISGHLRVKNESMSIAQSIDSCIDALDELIITYNTSEDNTEEILKEYQKKYPDKIRLYHYQPNIINYISTKEELEEFKSKNMSYETNSIHSLANYYNFGYTKIKYQYYMKIDADQIYFTEKLLETRKALLYNLYNIKEIPNIKEILKYINYISFMEKIAWIIPLKSLREKFRFWYKAKLYRNIITNLGTFELVILHKLKNNNKCSFVLGGIESILYDDKISVVFRDLNINKKRMDIKIFMGCVGDHTIWMPTSKEKYYTVNGSPSEGISTNGFISEIGLYWVHVGLIKRKKYIDDRNLVVPLENINKINYNDIKKFHFDAINENTSRTISYWAKTFLDYDKKYITKYFIDKYFNDILEYALKNYK; encoded by the coding sequence ATGTATAGTGTATGTCAATGTGAAGAATGTAAAAGCGGTAAATATAATCCTTTAGATTATATTATAAAAGATGAAGATATTAAAAAGTTAGATGAAGAAAGACCATTAGGAATATCTGGTCATTTAAGAGTAAAAAATGAATCTATGTCTATCGCTCAATCTATAGATTCATGTATAGATGCTTTAGATGAACTTATAATAACATATAATACATCAGAAGATAATACAGAAGAAATTTTAAAAGAATATCAAAAAAAATATCCTGACAAAATAAGACTTTATCATTATCAACCTAATATTATTAATTATATATCTACAAAAGAAGAATTAGAAGAATTTAAATCAAAAAATATGTCATATGAAACAAACAGTATACATAGTTTAGCTAATTATTATAATTTTGGATATACAAAAATTAAATACCAATATTATATGAAAATAGATGCTGATCAAATTTATTTTACAGAAAAATTATTGGAAACAAGAAAAGCATTACTTTATAATTTATATAATATAAAAGAAATACCAAATATAAAAGAAATATTAAAATATATCAACTATATTTCATTTATGGAAAAAATAGCTTGGATTATACCATTGAAATCTTTAAGAGAAAAATTTAGATTTTGGTATAAAGCAAAATTATATAGAAATATTATTACTAATTTAGGTACTTTTGAACTTGTTATTTTACATAAATTAAAGAATAATAATAAATGTTCTTTTGTATTAGGAGGAATAGAAAGCATATTATATGATGATAAAATTAGTGTTGTATTCAGAGATTTGAATATAAATAAAAAAAGAATGGATATAAAGATCTTTATGGGATGTGTAGGAGACCATACTATATGGATGCCTACTTCAAAAGAAAAATACTATACAGTTAATGGATCTCCATCAGAAGGAATATCTACTAATGGGTTTATTTCAGAAATAGGTTTGTATTGGGTGCATGTAGGATTGATAAAAAGAAAAAAATATATTGATGATAGAAATTTAGTAGTACCATTGGAAAATATTAATAAGATAAACTACAATGATATAAAAAAATTTCATTTTGATGCCATAAATGAAAACACATCTAGAACAATTTCATATTGGGCTAAAACATTTTTAGATTATGATAAAAAATATATAACCAAATACTTTATCGATAAATATTTTAATGATATTTTAGAGTATGCATTAAAAAATTATAAATGA
- a CDS encoding 50S ribosomal protein L11 methyltransferase: MNKIINDIVWYIPFKKLRNALRNYLTKLAEPQQIEHEALLYLFKNKNMELTVQYSNFQGMKYIDTTNFGAIYHKLLGSYEEPIENWIYEIKNKNYDVIIDIGCSEGYYAVGFAYKGFANKIIAYDIDTSAINMAKRLQSINELKSELIFINSECTFNDIENIIKASKKVLIFCDIEGGEVYLLDNEKCKALNKADIILESHDLFFNENRYVTETIKKRFQNTHKIEMIQDYKRDESKYPIIKDLTIEQKYKILYENRGVDNMIWMRLTSDEHL; the protein is encoded by the coding sequence ATGAATAAAATAATAAATGATATAGTTTGGTATATACCATTCAAAAAATTAAGAAATGCTTTAAGAAATTATTTAACTAAATTAGCAGAACCTCAACAAATAGAACATGAAGCTTTATTATATCTTTTTAAAAATAAAAATATGGAGTTGACAGTTCAATATTCAAATTTTCAAGGAATGAAATATATAGATACTACAAATTTCGGAGCTATATATCATAAACTATTAGGTTCATATGAAGAACCTATAGAAAATTGGATCTATGAAATAAAAAATAAAAATTATGATGTTATAATTGATATAGGATGTTCTGAAGGTTATTATGCTGTTGGATTTGCTTATAAAGGTTTTGCAAACAAAATCATAGCTTATGATATAGATACTAGTGCAATAAATATGGCTAAAAGATTACAATCTATAAATGAATTAAAATCAGAATTAATATTTATAAATTCAGAATGCACATTTAATGATATAGAAAATATAATTAAAGCATCAAAAAAAGTATTAATTTTCTGTGATATAGAAGGCGGAGAAGTATATCTTTTAGATAATGAAAAATGTAAAGCTTTAAATAAAGCAGATATAATATTAGAATCACATGATCTATTTTTTAATGAAAATAGATATGTAACAGAAACTATTAAAAAAAGATTTCAAAATACACATAAAATAGAAATGATACAAGATTATAAAAGAGATGAATCTAAATATCCTATTATCAAAGATTTAACAATAGAACAAAAATATAAGATATTGTATGAAAATAGAGGCGTAGACAATATGATATGGATGCGTTTAACTTCTGATGAACACTTATAA
- the cmk gene encoding (d)CMP kinase: MSSTYEIITLDGPSGAGKSTIAKLLAKKLSFKYLDTGAMYRAVTLYMIKHNIDINNNSEVISALNNLNINFDNDGRIYLDNEDVTEAIRSMEVVNLVSKVSSISIVRQNMVSLQRKIAEGGNYVVDGRDIGSVVFPNSKYKFYMDASLDERAKRRYNEELSKGKNITYEEVRESIRKRDEFDSNREDSPLVVPENANIIDTTSMTIDEVVEKIANVIFNIKSN, encoded by the coding sequence GTGTCAAGTACATACGAAATAATAACTCTAGATGGTCCTTCAGGGGCAGGTAAAAGTACAATAGCTAAATTATTAGCGAAGAAATTATCTTTTAAATACTTAGATACAGGTGCTATGTACAGAGCTGTAACCCTATATATGATAAAACATAATATTGATATAAATAATAATAGTGAAGTCATATCAGCTCTTAATAATTTAAATATTAATTTTGATAATGATGGAAGAATATATTTAGATAATGAAGATGTAACAGAAGCTATAAGAAGTATGGAAGTTGTTAATCTGGTTTCTAAGGTTTCTTCTATAAGCATTGTAAGACAGAATATGGTATCTCTACAAAGAAAAATAGCAGAAGGCGGTAATTATGTTGTAGATGGTAGAGACATAGGCAGTGTAGTATTTCCTAATTCCAAATATAAGTTTTATATGGATGCATCTTTAGATGAAAGAGCTAAAAGAAGATATAATGAGGAATTATCTAAAGGTAAAAATATTACTTATGAAGAGGTTAGGGAAAGTATAAGAAAAAGAGATGAGTTTGACTCGAATAGAGAGGATAGTCCATTGGTGGTGCCTGAAAATGCAAATATAATAGACACTACAAGTATGACTATTGATGAAGTGGTTGAAAAAATCGCTAATGTGATTTTTAATATAAAGTCTAATTAA